From the genome of Bacteroidota bacterium:
TGAAAAAAGAAATCAGGATGAAGTAAAATATATTGAAGGATTCTTAGACAATAGAATCGAAAAAGTCCTGCTCACCCCAGAAAATAGTTGTGTTGCAAATTATTCTTTTGATGTAACCCCTGCAAGGCTTGTTACTGCTCTCATTACTGAAAAGGGAATTTGCTTACCTAATGAAGATAGCATCAGAAAATTGATTAAATATTAGCTTTCTTTTGCCTCTTTCTATCGTGTTCGTTTAGCAATATTTTCCTTATTCTAATAGATTTTGGAGTAATCTCAACGTACTCATCTTCAGCAATATATTCCATAGCTTCTTCCATTGAAAACTTTATTGCAGGTGCAATCGACATTTTTTCGTCGGAGCCCGAAGCTCTCATATTCGACAATTTTTTTGTCTTAATAATATTTATTACCAGATCGTCGTATCGCGTACTTTCGCCAATCACTTGTCCTGCATAAATTTCATCGTTTGGTTCTACAAAAAAGTTCCCTCTGTCCTGAAGTTTATCTATCGAATATGCAATACATGTCCCTGTTTCCATTGCTATGAGAGCACCATTTCTTTTATTCAAAATTTCTCCTTTCCAGGGCTCGTAAGCTTTGAAACGGTGCGAAACAACAGCCTTACCTTCTGTGGCAGTAAGTATTGGATTTGTTAAACCAATCAGTCCTCTAGCTGAGATTTTGAATTCGAGATTTATTCTTTCATTTTTTGATTCAATATTAAGAATATCGCCCTTTCGTTTTGTAACAATTTCTATAACTTTTCCGGAAAATTCTTCTGGAACGTTTACATACAAAAGCTCGACCGGCTCGTGTTTATAACCATCAATTTCCTTGATAACTACCTTTGGTTGACCTAATTGAATTTCATAGCCTTCTCGTCTCATAGTTTCTACCAGAATTGACAAATGGAGGATACCTCTTCCGTAAACCAACAACTTATCCGGCGAATCTGTGTCCTCAACTTTTAAAGCCAAATTCTTTTCTGTCTCTTTGAAAAGTCTGTCTCTTACATGTCTCGAAGTTACATATTTTCCTTCCTTCCCGAAAAATGGTGAATTATTAATCGTAAAAAGCATGCTCATAGTAGGTTCGTCAACCGTGATTGGTTTAAGTGCTTCAGGTGCTTCAAAATCGGTAATGGTATCGCCTATATCAAAATTTTCAAGTCCCATTATTGCAACAATTTCACCCGATTTTACTTCCTTTTTTATTTTCTCTTTGCCCAGCCCTTCGAAACGATAAAGTTCTTTTACAACAGATTTATTTGCCAGACCATTTCTTTGAACAATAGAGACCTGATCGCCCATTTTGATGCTACCCCTGTGAATTCTTCCTACTGCAATTCTGCCGGTATATGAAGAATAATCTAACGAACTTATTTGCAATTGTAAAGTTCCGGGATTAAACTTTGGAGCTTCAAAATGTTCAATTATTGTATCTAACAAAAATGTTACATCATTGGTAGGGTTTTTCCAGTCTGAACCCATCCAACCTTGTTTCGACGAACCATAAACAACGGGATAGTCTAATTGTTCTTCAGTAGCATCTAAGGAAAACATCAACTCAAAAACAAGCTCATTTGTTTCCTCGGGATTACAATTTGGTTTGTCAACTTTGTTTATTACAACAATTGGTTTCAATC
Proteins encoded in this window:
- the typA gene encoding translational GTPase TypA; amino-acid sequence: MMEIRNIAIIAHVDHGKTTMVDRILHQVKLFRENQEVEDLILDSNDLERERGITILSKNVSVRYKETKINIIDTPGHSDFGGEVERVLNMADGVLLLVDAFEGPMPQTRFVLQKALQLGLKPIVVINKVDKPNCNPEETNELVFELMFSLDATEEQLDYPVVYGSSKQGWMGSDWKNPTNDVTFLLDTIIEHFEAPKFNPGTLQLQISSLDYSSYTGRIAVGRIHRGSIKMGDQVSIVQRNGLANKSVVKELYRFEGLGKEKIKKEVKSGEIVAIMGLENFDIGDTITDFEAPEALKPITVDEPTMSMLFTINNSPFFGKEGKYVTSRHVRDRLFKETEKNLALKVEDTDSPDKLLVYGRGILHLSILVETMRREGYEIQLGQPKVVIKEIDGYKHEPVELLYVNVPEEFSGKVIEIVTKRKGDILNIESKNERINLEFKISARGLIGLTNPILTATEGKAVVSHRFKAYEPWKGEILNKRNGALIAMETGTCIAYSIDKLQDRGNFFVEPNDEIYAGQVIGESTRYDDLVINIIKTKKLSNMRASGSDEKMSIAPAIKFSMEEAMEYIAEDEYVEITPKSIRIRKILLNEHDRKRQKKANI